A window from Deltaproteobacteria bacterium encodes these proteins:
- the leuC gene encoding 3-isopropylmalate dehydratase large subunit translates to MYFMSHLVEKKNIIEKIWAEHVVAKRDGHPAVFAIDLVLLHEVTSAQAFEMLDKRGWAVFDAGRVVATLDHSIPTRKNRHEIFELAAKNQVEVLRKNALKHGINIYDYDSGAQGIVHVSGPELGLTQPGMTIICGDSHTSTHGAFGAMAFGVGTSEVGHVLASGCLLQDEPRTLKVEFRGKLKEGVFAKDVILYLISKLGVGGASGYIIEYCGELIPQLSMESRMTICNMSIECGARGGLISPDEITFCYLKGRAFAPMDSRWDEALDYWSSFRSDSGCDYDEEVVVDVSDLNPVVTWGTNPSQSVEIDKPVPELSELPDAEGEAAKRAMKYTGVSSGQLLSSLKVDWAFLGSCTNGRIEDFRVAASILKGKKIHPDVTFYVVPGSEMVMRQAKDEGLVEIFENAGASFRMPGCSLCLAMNDDRVPEGSRCISTSNRNFVGRQGVGSITHLASPATVAASAISGRISSAAEVV, encoded by the coding sequence ATGTATTTTATGTCGCACCTTGTTGAGAAAAAAAACATAATAGAAAAAATTTGGGCCGAACATGTGGTAGCCAAACGCGATGGGCATCCAGCGGTCTTTGCAATTGATCTGGTGTTGCTGCACGAGGTGACTTCGGCTCAGGCGTTTGAGATGTTAGACAAGCGAGGTTGGGCGGTTTTTGATGCCGGGCGGGTAGTAGCCACGCTCGACCACAGCATTCCAACGAGAAAAAATCGGCATGAAATATTTGAGCTAGCAGCTAAAAACCAAGTAGAGGTTTTGCGCAAAAATGCGCTTAAGCATGGCATCAATATTTATGATTACGACAGCGGAGCGCAGGGTATTGTCCACGTTAGCGGGCCAGAGCTTGGCCTTACGCAGCCTGGGATGACGATAATTTGTGGCGATTCGCACACCTCGACGCATGGGGCGTTTGGAGCTATGGCATTTGGGGTCGGCACTTCTGAGGTGGGGCATGTTTTAGCAAGTGGTTGTTTGCTACAGGATGAGCCAAGGACTCTTAAAGTCGAGTTTCGAGGTAAATTGAAAGAAGGCGTTTTTGCTAAAGATGTAATTTTGTATCTCATTTCTAAATTAGGAGTTGGCGGTGCTTCTGGTTACATAATTGAATATTGTGGCGAACTCATACCGCAGTTAAGCATGGAGAGCAGGATGACTATCTGCAACATGAGTATAGAGTGCGGAGCAAGGGGAGGTTTAATATCTCCCGATGAGATAACTTTTTGCTACCTAAAAGGGCGCGCGTTTGCTCCAATGGATAGTAGGTGGGACGAGGCGCTAGACTACTGGAGTTCTTTTAGAAGCGACTCGGGTTGCGATTACGACGAGGAGGTAGTGGTCGACGTAAGTGACTTAAACCCGGTTGTTACATGGGGCACGAATCCTTCGCAATCAGTTGAAATAGATAAGCCCGTTCCTGAATTGTCGGAATTGCCGGATGCGGAGGGCGAGGCGGCTAAGAGAGCTATGAAATATACTGGGGTAAGCAGTGGACAGCTACTTAGCTCGTTAAAAGTAGATTGGGCATTTCTAGGTTCTTGCACTAATGGAAGGATAGAGGATTTTCGAGTAGCCGCTAGCATTTTGAAGGGGAAAAAGATTCATCCGGATGTAACTTTTTACGTGGTTCCTGGCTCAGAGATGGTCATGCGACAAGCTAAGGATGAGGGTTTGGTGGAGATTTTTGAAAATGCCGGTGCTAGTTTTCGCATGCCTGGGTGCTCGCTTTGTCTTGCTATGAACGACGACAGGGTGCCAGAGGGAAGCCGTTGTATTAGCACTTCTAATAGAAATTTTGTGGGTCGCCAGGGTGTGGGAAGTATTACTCACTTAGCTTCTCCTGCAACGGTAGCAGCGAGCGCAATTTCGGGAAGGATTTCATCAGCGGCGGAGGTCGTGTAA
- the leuD gene encoding 3-isopropylmalate dehydratase small subunit, with amino-acid sequence MEKFAKVCSRVFCLDMKDIDTDQIIPARFLTSVSREGYGENLFCDLRKSEDYTHVEWSRIGEAKVLVAGENFGCGSSREHAVWAVQGAGFKVVIAPSFSDIFSANSAKNGLLLVRVCDEIINLIIGEDSFVDNYRLEVDLEREEVVLPGGVRESFSCDPFRKHCLLNGLEDIDYIFSFRGEIEKYRKCREVVRFYSAIKPNYSIT; translated from the coding sequence ATGGAGAAATTTGCGAAAGTTTGCTCTCGCGTTTTTTGCCTGGACATGAAAGATATCGATACTGATCAAATAATTCCCGCACGTTTTTTAACTAGCGTAAGCCGTGAGGGGTACGGAGAGAATTTGTTTTGCGATTTGCGTAAGAGCGAGGACTATACGCACGTCGAATGGTCGCGTATCGGAGAAGCAAAAGTGCTAGTGGCAGGAGAAAATTTTGGTTGTGGCTCGTCGAGAGAGCATGCCGTATGGGCCGTTCAGGGCGCAGGTTTTAAGGTCGTGATAGCTCCTTCTTTTTCGGATATTTTTTCGGCAAACAGCGCAAAAAACGGTTTGCTACTAGTTCGAGTTTGCGATGAAATAATAAACTTAATTATTGGCGAAGACAGCTTTGTAGATAATTATCGACTTGAGGTCGATTTAGAGAGAGAGGAAGTGGTATTGCCAGGAGGAGTTAGGGAGAGTTTTAGTTGCGATCCCTTTAGAAAGCACTGCTTGTTAAATGGTTTGGAAGATATAGATTATATTTTTTCTTTTAGGGGCGAGATAGAGAAATATAGAAAATGCAGGGAAGTAGTTAGGTTTTATTCTGCGATTAAGCCAAATTATTCTATT